In Scomber japonicus isolate fScoJap1 chromosome 19, fScoJap1.pri, whole genome shotgun sequence, a single genomic region encodes these proteins:
- the brcc3 gene encoding lys-63-specific deubiquitinase BRCC36: MAVSAVHLESDAFLVCMNHALSTEKEEVMGLCIGQVENARIVHIHSVIILRRSDKRKDRVEISPEQLSAASTEAERLADMTGSPMRVVGWYHSHPHITVWPSHVDVRTQAMYQMLDQCFVGLIFSCFIEDKNTRTGRVLYTCFQSVQAQKGSEYERVEIPIHVVPREAIGKVCLESAVELPRILCQEEQDTYRKIHSLAHLDPVTKIHNGSVFTKNLCSQMSAVSGPLLQWLEDRLEQNQQSIVELQREKEKLLQELAAL, translated from the coding sequence ATGGCGGTGAGCGCTGTTCACCTGGAGTCCGACGCCTTCCTGGTGTGTATGAACCACGCACTGAGCACGGAGAAAGAGGAGGTGATGGGGTTGTGTATAGGACAGGTGGAGAACGCCAGAATAGTCCACATCCACTCTGTCATCATCCTCCGCCGCTCCGACAAGAGGAAGGACCGGGTGGAGATCTCCCCGGAGCAGCTGTCAGCGGCTTCCACTGAGGCGGAGCGGCTGGCTGACATGACCGGCAGCCCAATGCGTGTCGTCGGCTGGTACCACTCTCACCCTCACATCACCGTGTGGCCCTCCCATGTAGACGTGCGAACCCAAGCCATGTACCAGATGTTGGACCAGTGCTTCGTCGGGCTTATCTTCTCCTGCTTCATCGAGGACAAGAACACGAGAACCGGGCGAGTGCTGTACACCTGCTTCCAGTCGGTGCAGGCTCAGAAGGGATCCGAGTACGAGCGTGTGGAGATCCCCATCCACGTAGTGCCGAGGGAAGCCATCGGTAAAGTGTGTCTGGAGTCTGCCGTAGAGCTGCCTAGGATCTTGTGTCAAGAGGAGCAAGACACCTACCGTAAGATCCACAGCTTGGCACATCTGGACCCAGTCACCAAGATTCACAACGGCTCCGTATTCACTAAGAATCTGTGCAGCCAGATGTCTGCGGTGAGCGGGccgctgctgcagtggttggaGGATCGGCTGGAGCAGAATCAGCAGAGCATCGTGGAGCTGCAGCGGGAGAAGGAGAAGTTGCTGCAGGAGCTGGCTGCTCTGTGA
- the LOC128380023 gene encoding tripartite motif-containing protein 16-like, with the protein MAWQGFRLDNEKLCCSICLDPMKDPVTIPCGHNYCVNCIKQHWDREDHKNIYSCPQCRQTFIPRPVLVKNTMLADLVEDLKKTGLQAAPADHCYAGPEDVACDVCTGRKLKAVKSCLQCLVSYCEQHLQPHYESPAFEKHKLVNYSKNLQENICPHHGEVMKIFCCTDQQLICYLCTMDEHKNHATVPSSAERIERQRELELSQKKLQLQIQDREKDVKMLQQEVKAIDCSADKAVEDSDKNFTELIHLIEKKSSDMKQQIRSTQKTEVSRVKELQEKLQQELVDLKRKEAELEQLSHTEDDTLFLQIFPFLSRLSESTESPCTKIRPLRYFENVMLAVSEFKNKLHDMFSEAWTNILLTARSVDVLLPQAEPKTRDEFLQYSCLITLDPNTAYSKLLLSEGNRKLAYVSKKQVYPSHPERFMNRSQVLSRESLTGRHYWEVEWSGVGIFVGVAYKDISRTGNDSEFGNNGRSWALECSDSYCEFSHNKVSTSAPAPQSSRVGVYLDHSAGILSFYNVSDTMTLLHRVQTTFTQPLYAGFRASNFLGSGSTAVLHEPV; encoded by the coding sequence ATGGCGTGGCAAGGATTTAGATTGGACAACGAAAAACTCTGCTGTTCCATCTGTCTGGATCCCATGAAAGATCCTGtaactattccctgtggacacaacTACTGCGTGAACTGCATTAAACAGCATTGGGATAGAGAGGATCATAAGAACATCTACAGctgtcctcagtgcagacagaccttcaTACCAAGACCTGTCCTggtgaaaaacaccatgttagcagatttAGTGGAGgacctgaagaagactggactccaagctgctccagCTGATCACTgttatgctggacctgaagatgtggcctgtgatgtctgtaCTGGGAGAAAACTGAAAGCTGtcaagtcctgtctgcagtgtctggTCTCTTACTGTGAGCAACACCTCCAGCCTCACTATGAATCTCCTGCCTTtgaaaaacacaagctggtcaACTACTCTAAGAACCttcaggagaacatctgccctCATCATGGTGAGGTGATGAAGATTTTCTGCTGCACTGATCAGCAATTGATCTGTTATCTCTGCACCATGGATGAACATAAAAACCACGCTACAGTTCCATCTTCAGCAGAAAGgattgagagacagagagaactCGAGCTAAGTCAGAAAAAACTTCAACTGcaaatccaggacagagagaaagatgtgaaaatgcttcaacaggaggtgaaGGCAATTGAttgctctgctgataaagcagtggaagATAGTGATAAGAATTTCACTGAACTGATCCATCTCATTGAGAAAAAAAGCTCAGATATGAAGCAACAGATCAGATCCACGCAGAAAACTGAAGTGAGTCgggtcaaagagcttcaggagaagctgcagcaggagcttGTTGATTTGAAGAGGAAAGAAGCCGAGTTGGaacagctctcacacacagaggatgacACCCTATTTCTACAaattttcccctttctttcaaGACTCAGTGAATCAACAGAGTCACCTTGCACCAAAATCCGTCCTCTGCGGTACTTTGAGAATGTAATGCTAGCTGTGTCagagtttaaaaataaactacacGACATGTTTAGTGAGGCATGGACCAATATCTTACTGACGGCAAGATCAGTGGATGTTTTACTACCGCAagcagagcccaagaccagagatGAGTTCTTACAGTATTCATGTCTTAtcacactggatccaaacacagcatacTCAAAGCTGTTGTTATCTGAAGGGAACAGAAAACTAGCATATGTGAGTAAAAAACAGGTATACCCTAGTCACCCAGAGAGATTCATGAACAGAtctcaggtcctgagtagagagagccTGACTGGACGTcattactgggaggtggagtggagtggTGTGGGAATTTTTGTGGGAGTCGCATACAAAGATATTAGTAGGACAGGGAATGACAGTGAATTTGGCAACAATGGCAGGTCTTGGGCATTAGAGTGTTCAGACAGTTATTGTGAATTCAGTCATAATAAAGTCAGCACTTCTGCCCCAGCCCCTCAGTCCTCCAGAGtaggagtgtacctggatcacagtgcaggtattctgtccttctacaacGTCTCTGacaccatgactctcctccacagagtccagaccacattcactcagcctctctatgctggattCAGGGCTTCTAATTTCTTAGGTTCGGGATCCACTGCTGTGTTGCATGAGCCTGTGTAG
- the LOC128380660 gene encoding tripartite motif-containing protein 16-like: protein MRIRGKSTAVLSADRPSDGDLSWRKTPSVKSCLQRLVSHCDQHLQPHYESPAFEKHKLVNPSKKLQENICSHHGKILKIFCHSDQQRICYLCCKYEHKGHDTVLASEEKTKRQGELRMSRQKIQQRILDIEKYVKMLQQEVETIIRTGDNAVKDNEKIFNELIRLIKNESLDVKQQIRSRQETGISRIEELLEKLQQELVKLRKKDTKLEQLSQTEDQSLFLHNYSSLSQLTEFKDFPSIKTPPLKYFEDVTAVVSGIKDKLQEITGEAWTKISLVLNEVDVLLPQEPKTRAQFLQYTHQNTLDPNTANAWLLLSEDNRTATVATEKQLYSTHQDRFIDMFQVMGREGLSGRHYWEVEKNRDEVSIAVAYKDISRTGYESGFGNDDKSWALECFDQHYEFRHNSVTTFISGPLSSRLGVYLDHSAGILSFYSVSDIMTLLHRVQTLFTQPLYQGIGIFGSGGHGSAAELCKLE from the exons ATGAGGATCAGAGGAAAATCTACAGctgtcctcagtgcagacagaccttcagACGGAGACCTGTCCTGgcgaaaaacaccat CTGTCAAGTCCTGTCTGCAGCGTCTGGTCTCTCACTGTGACCAACACCTCCAGCCTCACTATGAATCTCCTGCCTTtgaaaaacacaagctggtcaACCCCTCCAAGAAGCttcaggagaacatctgctctcatcATGGTAAAATTTTGAAGATTTTCTGTCACAGTGATCAGCAgcgtatctgttatctgtgttGCAAGTATGAACATAAAGGACATGACACTGTATTAGCTTCAGAGGAAAAGACTAAGAGGCAGGGAGAGCTTCGAATGAGTCGACAAAaaatccagcagagaatcctgGACATAGAAAAATATGTGAAGATGCTTCAGCAGGAGGTGGAGACCATCATTCGTACTGGTGATAATGCAGTGAAGGACAACGAGAAGATCTTCAATGAGCTGATCCGACTTATCAAGAATGAAAGTCTTGATGTGAAGCAACAGATCAGATCCCGGCAGGAAACTGGTATCAGTCGGATCGAAGAGCTTTTggaaaagctgcagcaggagcttGTCAagctgagaaagaaagacacaaagcTGGAGCAGCTGTCACAAACAGAGGACCAGTCTCTCTTTCTACACAATTACTCCTCGCTGTCACAACTCACTGAATTTAAAGACTTTCCCAGCATCAAAACCCCCCCTCTGAAATACTTTGAAGATGTGACAGCAGTGGTGTCTGGGATCAAAGATAAACTACAGGAAATTACTGGTGAGGCATGGACCAAGATCTCATTGGTATTGAATGAAGTTGATGTTTTACTGCCACaagaacccaagaccagagctcAGTTCTTACAatacacacaccaaaacacactGGATCCTAATACAGCAAACGCTTGGTTGTTATTATCAGAAGACAACAGAACAGCTACAGTGGCTACTGAGAAACAGCTGTATTCTACTCATCaagacagatttattgacaTGTTTCAGGTCATGGGTAGAGAGGGTCTGAGTGGACGTcattactgggaggtggagaagAACAGAGATGAAGTTTCAATAGCAGTTGCATACAAGGACATTAGCAGAACAGGATATGAAAGTGGATTTGGAAATGATGACAAGTCTTGGGCATTGGAGTGTTTCGACCAACATTATGAATTCAGACATAACAGCGTTACGACTTTTATCTCAGGTCCTCTGTCCTCCAGACtgggagtgtacctggatcacagtgCAGGTATTCTGTctttctacagcgtctctgacatcatgactctcctccacagagtccagaccttgtTCACCCAGCCGCTCTATCAGGGAATTGGTATTTTTGGCTCAGGTGGTCATGgatctgctgctgaactctgtaaGCTTGAGTAG